In Vanacampus margaritifer isolate UIUO_Vmar chromosome 9, RoL_Vmar_1.0, whole genome shotgun sequence, the following proteins share a genomic window:
- the usp5 gene encoding ubiquitin carboxyl-terminal hydrolase 5 isoform X2 → MADASEVLMSVLSTIRVPKPGDRVHKDECALSFASPESEGGLYVCMNSFLGFGSQYVGRHHARGGQRAYLHITRTRKAKKEEDNNSGSGHPPKKKPTRLAIGIEGGFDVEQENFEEDYKVVIFPDRLEVTSEDLGAMPDVVKERVSLSMAGIIAADSVSHTLQVQQWDGEVRQESRFAADLKQLDNGIKIPPSGWRCEVCGLQENLWMNLTDGKVFCGRRYFDGSGGNNHALLYFQETGYPLAVKLGTITPDGADVYSYDEDDMVLDSKLPEHLSHFGIDMMTMEKTERTMTELEIAVNQRVGEWEVIQESGTTLRPLFGEGLTGMKNLGNSCYLNSVMQVLFTVPDFVSKYVSNMDKIMDEAPSDPTQDFKTQVAKLGYGLLSGEYSKPAPDPGDENGAAEVKDYQIGIAPRMFKALVGRGHPEFSTNRQQDAQEFLLHFINMVERNCRSGPNPSEAFRFLVEERIVCQQSQKAKYTQRVDYIIQLPVPMDQAINTEELQEAERQRENGDSTVLPVRAQIPFAVCMAALSEPELLTDFWSSAVQAKTTATKTTRFASFPDHLVIQIKKFTFGLDWVPKKLDVSIDVPDTLDLSALRASGQQPGEELLPEVAPPPLMTPDVEVKAPVLDDSTVSQLCDMGFPLEACRKAVYYTGNTGIDSAMNWVMGHMDDPDFSAPLVLPGCSGGTTPTMESVSEEHLATIVSMGFSREQATKALRATSNTLERAVDWIFSHLDDLESMEVSEGGRSAAESEAAREPPPGPCVRDGPGKYELFAFISHMGTSTMCGHYVCHIKKDQQWVIFNDQKVCASEKPPKDLGYLYFYRRVAE, encoded by the exons ATGGCGGACGCCAGCGAGGTTTTGATGTCGGTTTTGTCCACAATTCGAGTGCCGAAGCCCGGGGACCGCGTTCACAAAGATGAATGCGCCTTGTCATTTGCCTCCCCG GAAAGCGAAGGAGGCTTGTACGTGTGCATGAACAGCTTCCTGGGCTTTGGAAGTCAGTATGTGGGCAGGCACCACGCTCGGGGTGGTCAGAGAGCTTACTTGCACATCACAAGGACTCGCAAGGCCAAG AAGGAAGAGGATAATAACTCTGGATCTGGACACCCGCCCAAGAAGAAGCCCACCAGATTGGCTATAG GGATCGAAGGCGGTTTTGACGTGGAGCAGGAGAACTTTGAGGAGGACTACAAAGTTGTCATCTTTCCTGACAGACTGGAAGTCACATCAGAGGACCTTGGAGCCATGCCCGACGTTGTTAAAGAGCGG GTATCCCTGTCAATGGCAGGTATTATAGCCGCAGACTCAGTGTCTCACACCTTGCAAGTACAACAGTGGGACGGTGAAGTGAGACAGGAGTCGCGATTTGCCGCCGACCTCAAGCAGCTCGACAACGGCATCAAGATCCCGCCCAG TGGCTGGCGGTGTGAAGTGTGCGGCCTCCAGGAGAACCTCTGGATGAACCTCACGGACGGCAAAGTGTTCTGCGGTCGCAGGTACTTCGACGGCTCGGGCGGCAACAACCACGCCCTGCTCTACTTCCAGGAGACGGGCTACCCGCTGGCGGTCAAACTGGGAACCATCACCCCGGACGGAGCAG ATGTGTATTCGTACGACGAGGATGACATGGTGCTGGACTCCAAGTTACCCGAGCATCTTTCTCACTTTGGCATCGATATGATGACCATGGAGAAG ACCGAGCGGACCATGACAGAGCTGGAGATCGCCGTGAATCAGCGCGTGGGCGAGTGGGAGGTCATCCAAGAGTCCGGGACCACCCTACGCCCGCTCTTTGGGGAGGGCCTGACTGGCATGAAGAACCTGGGCAACAGCTGCTACCTCAACTCCGTCATGCAAGTGCTCTTCACCGTTCCAGACTTCGTGAGCAA GTATGTGTCCAACATGGACAAGATAATGGACGAGGCCCCGAGTGACCCCACTCAAGACTTCAAAACCCAAGT AGCCAAACTGGGCTACGGCCTGTTGTCGGGCGAATATTCCAAACCAGCACCGGATCCTGGGGATGAAAATGGCGCCGCTGAGGttaag GATTACCAAATCGGCATAGCACCAAGAATGTTCAAAGCACTTGTGGGGCGGGGCCACCCGGAGTTCTCCACCAATCGGCAGCAGGACGCACAGGAGTTTTTATTGCACTTCATAAACATGGTGGAG AGAAACTGCCGCTCGGGGCCCAACCCGTCTGAAGCCTTCAGATTTCTGGTGGAGGAGAGGATTGTGTGTCAGCAATCCCAAAAGGCCAAGTACACGCAGCGGGTGGATTACATCATCCAGCTGCCTGTGCCCATGGATCAGGCCATCAACACAG AAGAGCTGCAGGAGGCGGAGCGTCAGCGCGAGAACGGCGACTCGACGGTCCTGCCCGTGCGAGCGCAAATTCCCTTTGCGGTTTGCATGGCGGCCCTCAGCGAACCCGAACTGCTCACGGACTTTTGGAGCTCCGCCGTGCAGGCCAAGACCACTGCCACCAA aaCAACCCGCTTTGCCTCATTCCCCGACCACCTGGTTATTCAGATTAAGAAGTTCACCTTTGGCCTTGACTGGGTCCCCAAGAAACTGG ACGTGAGCATCGACGTCCCCGACACCCTCGACCTGAGCGCGCTCCGCGCGTCGGGGCAGCAGCCGGGGGAGGAGCTCTTGCCAGAGGTGGCCCCGCCCCCCCTCATGACCCCCGATGTGGAGGTTAAAG CTCCGGTCCTGGACGACTCCACCGTGTCGCAGCTCTGCGACATGGGATTCCCGCTGGAGGCGTGCAGGAAAGCCGTCTACTACACCGGCAACACCGGCATCGACTCCGCCATGAACTGGGTGATGGGCCACATGGACGATCCAG ACTTCTCCGCCCCTTTGGTCCTGCCCGGCTGCAGCGGCGGGACCACGCCGACGATGGAGAGCGTCTCCGAGGAGCACCTGGCAACCATCGTCTCCATGGGCTTCAGCCGAGAACAAGCAACCAAAGCACTTCGAGcaacg AGCAATACTCTGGAGCGTGCCGTGGACTGGATCTTCTCGCACCTGGATGACCTGGAGTCAATGGAGGTGTCCGAAGGTGGTCGCTCGGCCGCTGAGAGCGAGGCCGCTCGGGAGCCGCCGCCCGGGCCTTGCGTCAGAGACGGACCAggca AATACGAACTGTTTGCCTTCATCAGCCACATGGGCACGAGCACGATGTGCGGCCACTACGTCTGTCACATCAAGAAGGATCAGCA ATGGGTCATCTTCAACGACCAGAAGGTGTGCGCCTCCGAGAAGCCCCCCAAGGACCTGGGCTACCTCTACTTCTACCGGCGGGTGGCGGAATGA
- the usp5 gene encoding ubiquitin carboxyl-terminal hydrolase 5 isoform X1, with protein sequence MADASEVLMSVLSTIRVPKPGDRVHKDECALSFASPESEGGLYVCMNSFLGFGSQYVGRHHARGGQRAYLHITRTRKAKKEEDNNSGSGHPPKKKPTRLAIGIEGGFDVEQENFEEDYKVVIFPDRLEVTSEDLGAMPDVVKERVSLSMAGIIAADSVSHTLQVQQWDGEVRQESRFAADLKQLDNGIKIPPSGWRCEVCGLQENLWMNLTDGKVFCGRRYFDGSGGNNHALLYFQETGYPLAVKLGTITPDGADVYSYDEDDMVLDSKLPEHLSHFGIDMMTMEKTERTMTELEIAVNQRVGEWEVIQESGTTLRPLFGEGLTGMKNLGNSCYLNSVMQVLFTVPDFVSKYVSNMDKIMDEAPSDPTQDFKTQVAKLGYGLLSGEYSKPAPDPGDENGAAEVKDYQIGIAPRMFKALVGRGHPEFSTNRQQDAQEFLLHFINMVERNCRSGPNPSEAFRFLVEERIVCQQSQKAKYTQRVDYIIQLPVPMDQAINTEELQEAERQRENGDSTVLPVRAQIPFAVCMAALSEPELLTDFWSSAVQAKTTATKTTRFASFPDHLVIQIKKFTFGLDWVPKKLDVSIDVPDTLDLSALRASGQQPGEELLPEVAPPPLMTPDVEVKGILGSHSNEEDDSLYSPLLSPVLDDSTVSQLCDMGFPLEACRKAVYYTGNTGIDSAMNWVMGHMDDPDFSAPLVLPGCSGGTTPTMESVSEEHLATIVSMGFSREQATKALRATSNTLERAVDWIFSHLDDLESMEVSEGGRSAAESEAAREPPPGPCVRDGPGKYELFAFISHMGTSTMCGHYVCHIKKDQQWVIFNDQKVCASEKPPKDLGYLYFYRRVAE encoded by the exons ATGGCGGACGCCAGCGAGGTTTTGATGTCGGTTTTGTCCACAATTCGAGTGCCGAAGCCCGGGGACCGCGTTCACAAAGATGAATGCGCCTTGTCATTTGCCTCCCCG GAAAGCGAAGGAGGCTTGTACGTGTGCATGAACAGCTTCCTGGGCTTTGGAAGTCAGTATGTGGGCAGGCACCACGCTCGGGGTGGTCAGAGAGCTTACTTGCACATCACAAGGACTCGCAAGGCCAAG AAGGAAGAGGATAATAACTCTGGATCTGGACACCCGCCCAAGAAGAAGCCCACCAGATTGGCTATAG GGATCGAAGGCGGTTTTGACGTGGAGCAGGAGAACTTTGAGGAGGACTACAAAGTTGTCATCTTTCCTGACAGACTGGAAGTCACATCAGAGGACCTTGGAGCCATGCCCGACGTTGTTAAAGAGCGG GTATCCCTGTCAATGGCAGGTATTATAGCCGCAGACTCAGTGTCTCACACCTTGCAAGTACAACAGTGGGACGGTGAAGTGAGACAGGAGTCGCGATTTGCCGCCGACCTCAAGCAGCTCGACAACGGCATCAAGATCCCGCCCAG TGGCTGGCGGTGTGAAGTGTGCGGCCTCCAGGAGAACCTCTGGATGAACCTCACGGACGGCAAAGTGTTCTGCGGTCGCAGGTACTTCGACGGCTCGGGCGGCAACAACCACGCCCTGCTCTACTTCCAGGAGACGGGCTACCCGCTGGCGGTCAAACTGGGAACCATCACCCCGGACGGAGCAG ATGTGTATTCGTACGACGAGGATGACATGGTGCTGGACTCCAAGTTACCCGAGCATCTTTCTCACTTTGGCATCGATATGATGACCATGGAGAAG ACCGAGCGGACCATGACAGAGCTGGAGATCGCCGTGAATCAGCGCGTGGGCGAGTGGGAGGTCATCCAAGAGTCCGGGACCACCCTACGCCCGCTCTTTGGGGAGGGCCTGACTGGCATGAAGAACCTGGGCAACAGCTGCTACCTCAACTCCGTCATGCAAGTGCTCTTCACCGTTCCAGACTTCGTGAGCAA GTATGTGTCCAACATGGACAAGATAATGGACGAGGCCCCGAGTGACCCCACTCAAGACTTCAAAACCCAAGT AGCCAAACTGGGCTACGGCCTGTTGTCGGGCGAATATTCCAAACCAGCACCGGATCCTGGGGATGAAAATGGCGCCGCTGAGGttaag GATTACCAAATCGGCATAGCACCAAGAATGTTCAAAGCACTTGTGGGGCGGGGCCACCCGGAGTTCTCCACCAATCGGCAGCAGGACGCACAGGAGTTTTTATTGCACTTCATAAACATGGTGGAG AGAAACTGCCGCTCGGGGCCCAACCCGTCTGAAGCCTTCAGATTTCTGGTGGAGGAGAGGATTGTGTGTCAGCAATCCCAAAAGGCCAAGTACACGCAGCGGGTGGATTACATCATCCAGCTGCCTGTGCCCATGGATCAGGCCATCAACACAG AAGAGCTGCAGGAGGCGGAGCGTCAGCGCGAGAACGGCGACTCGACGGTCCTGCCCGTGCGAGCGCAAATTCCCTTTGCGGTTTGCATGGCGGCCCTCAGCGAACCCGAACTGCTCACGGACTTTTGGAGCTCCGCCGTGCAGGCCAAGACCACTGCCACCAA aaCAACCCGCTTTGCCTCATTCCCCGACCACCTGGTTATTCAGATTAAGAAGTTCACCTTTGGCCTTGACTGGGTCCCCAAGAAACTGG ACGTGAGCATCGACGTCCCCGACACCCTCGACCTGAGCGCGCTCCGCGCGTCGGGGCAGCAGCCGGGGGAGGAGCTCTTGCCAGAGGTGGCCCCGCCCCCCCTCATGACCCCCGATGTGGAGGTTAAAGGTATCCTGGGCTCCCACAGCAACGAGGAGGACGACTCTCTCTACTCCCCACTGCTGT CTCCGGTCCTGGACGACTCCACCGTGTCGCAGCTCTGCGACATGGGATTCCCGCTGGAGGCGTGCAGGAAAGCCGTCTACTACACCGGCAACACCGGCATCGACTCCGCCATGAACTGGGTGATGGGCCACATGGACGATCCAG ACTTCTCCGCCCCTTTGGTCCTGCCCGGCTGCAGCGGCGGGACCACGCCGACGATGGAGAGCGTCTCCGAGGAGCACCTGGCAACCATCGTCTCCATGGGCTTCAGCCGAGAACAAGCAACCAAAGCACTTCGAGcaacg AGCAATACTCTGGAGCGTGCCGTGGACTGGATCTTCTCGCACCTGGATGACCTGGAGTCAATGGAGGTGTCCGAAGGTGGTCGCTCGGCCGCTGAGAGCGAGGCCGCTCGGGAGCCGCCGCCCGGGCCTTGCGTCAGAGACGGACCAggca AATACGAACTGTTTGCCTTCATCAGCCACATGGGCACGAGCACGATGTGCGGCCACTACGTCTGTCACATCAAGAAGGATCAGCA ATGGGTCATCTTCAACGACCAGAAGGTGTGCGCCTCCGAGAAGCCCCCCAAGGACCTGGGCTACCTCTACTTCTACCGGCGGGTGGCGGAATGA